A genomic segment from Mustela lutreola isolate mMusLut2 chromosome 15, mMusLut2.pri, whole genome shotgun sequence encodes:
- the KRT24 gene encoding keratin, type I cytoskeletal 24, giving the protein MSCSSRVSSSRAGSSGMVRVSAGGSSFSSGSRCGLGGGSARGFRGGTGSCGLSGGSTSGFGGSFGGGFGSCSGGGGLGGTAGSGAGFGGGSGFGGGSGFGGGSGFGGGSGFGGGSGIGGGASGGFYSYGGGMGGGMGGGVGDGGLFSGGEKQTMQNLNDRLASYLDKVRALEEANTDLENKIREWYEKFGPGSGDGGSGKDYSKYYPVIEDLRNQIITATIENAGIVLQIDNARLAADDFRMKYENELYLRQAVEADINGLRKVLDDLTMTRSDLEMQIESLTEELAYLKKNHEEEMKSMQGSSGGDVTVEMNAAPGTDLTKLLNDMRAQYEELAEQNRREAEEQFNKQSASLQAQISTDAGAASSAKNEITELKRTLQALEIELQSQMAMKSSLEGTLADTEAGYMAQLSEIQMKISGLEEQICQIRGETECQNAEYEQLLNIKTRLEMEIETYRRLLDGEGGGCGSGGSDLRNSGSRSTGSRNMGSGDSRSGSCSGQGRDPNKTRVTKTIVEEVVDGKVISSQVSNVSEVKVK; this is encoded by the exons ATGTCTTGCTCTTCTCGAGTCTCCTCTTCCAGGGCTGGAAGCAGCGGCATGGTCAGGGTGTCTGCTGGTGGAAGCAGCTTCAGCAGTGGAAGCAGATGCGGTCTGGGGGGTGGCTCTGCCCGGGGCTTCCGAGGAGGAACCGGTAGCTGTGGCTTGAGTGGGGGATCGACCAGTGGCTTTGGAGGTAGCTTTGGGGGAGGTTTTGGTAGCTGCTCAGGAGGGGGTGGTTTGGGAGGAACTGCAGGCTCTGGGGCTGGCTTTGGAGGAGGTTCTGGCTTTGGTGGCGGTTCTGGCTTTGGTGGGGGGTCTGGCTTTGGTGGGGGGTCTGGCTTTGGTGGGGGGTCTGGAATTGGTGGCGGTGCTAGTGGAGGCTTCTACAGCTACGGCGGTGGAATGGGGGGTGGTATGGGAGGGGGTGTTGGCGATGGGGGCCTTTTCTCGGGAGGTGAAAAGCAAACCATGCAGAACCTCAATGACCGCCTGGCCAGTTACCTAGACAAGGTCAGAGCCCTGGAAGAGGCCAATACGGATCTGGAGAACAAAATCAGGGAGTGGTATGAGAAATTTGGGCCTGGATCTGGAGATGGTGGATCTGGAAAAGATTACAGCAAATACTATCCAGTCATTGAAGATCTCCGGAACCAG ATCATTACTGCAACTATTGAAAATGCTGGGATCGTTCTGCAGATCGACAATGCCAGATTGGCCGCTGATGACTTCAGAATGaa GTACGAAAATGAGCTGTATCTCAGGCAGGCCGTGGAGGCCGACATCAATGGCCTGCGGAAAGTTCTGGATGACCTGACCATGACACGCTCTGACCTGGAAATGCAGATCGAGAGCCTCACCGAGGAGCTGGCCTACCTGAAAAAGAACCACGAGGAG GAAATGAAGAGCATGCAAGGAAGCTCCGGAGGGGACGTGACCGTGGAAATGAACGCTGCCCCAGGGACTGACCTGACCAAGTTACTGAACGACATGAGGGCGCAGTATGAGGAGCTGGCTGAGCAAAACCGCCGCGAGGCTGAGGAGCAGTTCAACAAACAG AGTGCATCGCTGCAAGCACAAATTTCTACAGATGCCGGGGCAGCCAGTTCCGCCAAGAATGAGATAACAGAACTGAAACGTACTCTGCAAGCTCTGGAAATTGAGCTTCAGTCCCAAATGGCCATG aaAAGCTCCCTGGAGGGAACCCTGGCTGACACAGAAGCTGGCTACATGGCTCAGCTGTCAGAAATCCAGATGAAGATCAGCGGCCTGGAGGAGCAGATCTGCCAGATCCGAGGCGAGACGGAATGTCAGAACGCAGAGTACGAGCAACTTCTGAACATCAAGACCCGCTTAGAGATGGAGATTGAGACCTACCGACGCCTGCTCgatggggagggagg gGGTTGTGGTTCTGGAGGATCTGATCTTAGAAACTCAGGATCCAGAAGTACAGGATCCAGAAACATGGGATCTGGTGACTCGAGATCTGGAAGCTGTTCTGGCCAAGGAAGAG ATCCAAACAAGACCAGAGTGACTAAGACCATCGTGGAGGAGGTGGTGGATGGCAAAGTCATCTCATCTCAAGTGAGCAATGTGTCTGAGGTGAAAGTGAAATAA